The Roseovarius indicus genome has a segment encoding these proteins:
- a CDS encoding ferric reductase-like transmembrane domain-containing protein, giving the protein MPRLRPMLVWAALAAAVIVPLAAAAQSPLLAWRQPVYIVAGFAGVLGMTLLLLQPLLAAGSLPGLRGADSRKVHRVTGAALVLSVILHVIGLWITSPPDVVDALLFRSPTPFSAWGVVAMWALFATALLALLRRRIGLRWRVWRIGHTGLALVIVVGSVVHALLIQGTMETISKTALCALVLAATLRVVADPRVVSKLKKAR; this is encoded by the coding sequence ATGCCCCGTCTCCGCCCGATGCTTGTCTGGGCCGCCCTCGCGGCTGCCGTGATCGTCCCCCTCGCGGCGGCGGCGCAAAGCCCGCTTCTGGCGTGGCGGCAGCCGGTCTATATCGTCGCGGGCTTCGCCGGGGTGCTGGGCATGACCTTGCTGCTGCTCCAGCCCCTGCTGGCCGCCGGCTCCCTGCCGGGGCTCAGGGGCGCCGACAGTCGCAAGGTGCATCGCGTCACCGGTGCGGCCCTCGTCCTGTCGGTCATCCTGCACGTGATCGGCCTCTGGATCACCAGCCCGCCCGACGTGGTCGATGCGCTGCTCTTCCGCTCGCCCACGCCGTTCTCGGCCTGGGGCGTCGTCGCCATGTGGGCGCTCTTCGCCACGGCGCTGCTGGCGCTCCTGCGCCGCCGCATCGGCCTGCGCTGGCGGGTCTGGCGCATCGGGCATACGGGCCTCGCGCTGGTCATCGTGGTGGGCAGCGTGGTTCACGCCCTGCTGATCCAGGGCACCATGGAAACCATCTCGAAAACCGCCCTCTGCGCACTGGTGCTCGCCGCCACGCTTCGCGTCGTGGCCGACCCGCGCGTGGTGTCGAAGCTGAAAAAGGCGCGCTGA
- a CDS encoding ABC transporter ATP-binding protein: MSETGAILATRNASMGYGNGDVVSGLDLEIAPGRFTALLGPNGCGKSTILRSLAGLHRLQGGEVLLDGKPIARQSARAIARRVGILAQSASPPDGLTVEDLVRQGRYPHRSIFGSWSERDAEAVETALRLTALEDLRHRPVGNLSGGQRQRAWIAMTLAQQSDILLLDEPTTFLDLAHQIEVLGLMRRLVDREGATVVAVLHDLIQAARYADRLVLVRDGRIAAEGPPGEVLTPENVRAVFGVEVVTLTDPDSDAPICLPRQSREV, encoded by the coding sequence ATGAGTGAGACAGGGGCCATACTGGCCACACGGAACGCGTCGATGGGCTATGGCAACGGCGACGTCGTCAGCGGCCTCGACCTGGAGATCGCGCCGGGGCGGTTCACCGCGCTGCTGGGGCCGAATGGCTGTGGCAAGTCGACCATCCTGCGCAGCCTTGCGGGGCTGCACCGGTTGCAGGGCGGCGAGGTGCTGCTGGATGGCAAGCCCATCGCAAGGCAATCGGCGCGGGCCATTGCGCGGCGGGTCGGGATCCTGGCGCAATCGGCCAGCCCGCCGGACGGGCTGACGGTGGAAGACCTCGTGCGGCAGGGGCGTTATCCGCATCGGTCGATCTTTGGCAGCTGGTCGGAAAGGGATGCCGAGGCGGTGGAGACCGCCCTGCGGCTGACCGCGCTGGAGGATCTGCGGCACCGGCCCGTGGGCAACCTGTCGGGCGGGCAGCGGCAGCGGGCGTGGATTGCGATGACGCTGGCCCAGCAGAGCGACATCCTGTTGCTGGACGAGCCGACGACGTTCCTGGACCTGGCCCACCAGATCGAGGTTCTGGGGCTGATGCGCCGGCTGGTCGACCGGGAGGGCGCCACGGTGGTGGCCGTGCTGCACGACCTGATCCAGGCGGCGCGCTATGCCGACCGGCTGGTGCTGGTGCGCGACGGGCGGATCGCGGCGGAGGGCCCGCCGGGGGAGGTTCTGACGCCGGAGAACGTGCGGGCGGTGTTTGGCGTCGAGGTGGTCACGCTGACCGACCCCGATAGCGACGCGCCGATCTGCCTGCCCCGGCAGAGCCGGGAAGTGTGA
- a CDS encoding FecCD family ABC transporter permease, translated as MNRAALLTMPPLLVVLFLLALAVGDQRLPVGQILGALVGAEGVPAHVETIVTGLRLPRAVMAVLLGTALGVAGAVCQAVMRNPLAEPGLLGINAGAALAAMVVIVQVETVPERLLPVVTFAGAVGMTVAIFLLAWRQGTTSLRLILIGVGLSALAGAGASFISTFGDISLVQRAMVWLSGSLQDSRWIKVQTLFAWAAVPMLVIWLAARELDLLSLGDDVARGRGQRVNLLRGLMMLGCALIAGAAVAAAGPIAFVGLAAPHIARALTGRSHVTLIPASALTGALIVLAADIVARRALAPVQLPVGVVTALLGAPFFGYLLWTKRHE; from the coding sequence ATGAACCGGGCCGCCCTTCTGACGATGCCGCCGCTGCTTGTGGTGCTGTTCCTGCTGGCGCTGGCGGTGGGCGATCAGAGGCTGCCGGTCGGGCAGATCCTCGGGGCGCTGGTGGGCGCCGAGGGCGTGCCGGCGCATGTCGAGACGATCGTGACCGGGCTGCGCCTGCCCCGGGCGGTGATGGCGGTGCTGCTGGGCACGGCGCTTGGGGTGGCGGGGGCCGTCTGCCAGGCGGTGATGCGCAACCCGCTGGCCGAACCGGGCTTGCTGGGCATCAACGCGGGCGCGGCGCTGGCGGCGATGGTGGTGATCGTGCAGGTCGAGACGGTGCCCGAGCGGCTGCTGCCGGTGGTGACCTTTGCCGGGGCGGTCGGCATGACGGTGGCGATCTTCCTGCTGGCGTGGCGGCAGGGGACGACCTCGCTGCGGCTGATCCTGATCGGTGTGGGGCTGTCGGCGCTGGCGGGCGCCGGGGCGAGCTTCATCTCGACCTTCGGCGATATCTCCCTCGTGCAAAGGGCGATGGTGTGGCTGTCGGGCAGCCTTCAGGACAGCCGCTGGATCAAGGTGCAGACCCTGTTTGCCTGGGCGGCGGTGCCGATGCTGGTGATCTGGCTGGCGGCAAGGGAGCTTGACCTGTTGTCGCTGGGCGATGACGTGGCAAGGGGGCGCGGGCAGCGGGTGAACCTGCTTCGGGGGCTGATGATGCTGGGCTGTGCGCTCATTGCCGGGGCGGCGGTCGCGGCGGCCGGGCCGATCGCCTTCGTGGGCCTGGCCGCGCCGCATATCGCGCGCGCGCTGACCGGGCGGTCGCATGTCACGCTGATCCCGGCCTCGGCGCTGACCGGGGCGCTGATCGTGCTGGCGGCGGATATCGTGGCGCGGCGGGCGCTGGCGCCGGTGCAACTGCCGGTGGGCGTGGTCACGGCGCTGCTGGGCGCGCCTTTTTTCGGATACCTGCTTTGGACGAAACGCCATGAGTGA
- a CDS encoding siderophore-interacting protein: MAHSSVALLDMPAGRAVDGFEATANTLGLMAERQGDTLRVSLRLGTVDVAGDGARTRISIASETAAQLQSLRDLLALRLSQRGLHLAWQEHAKGRPANMSLARVEGIERISPSYMRVTITGPDLGRFARGGMHFRLLFGPEGAGWPELDAGGLTQWPGGVEAWHRPVYTTRQIDRMEGDAARIVFDVFLHESGRVTEWILTAGIGEEIALTGPVGSDPPSAGWIGIVADETAVPVAVRILSEVPASQRGRAVLFVPEADDIQEIAHPEGFDVDWVVRGAGVSPVTACRTLPIPRDDRFLFFAAERAEAVSVRETLSELGFSRKEFQAAAYWTR; this comes from the coding sequence ATGGCACACAGCTCTGTCGCGTTGCTCGACATGCCCGCCGGCCGGGCGGTGGACGGGTTCGAAGCCACCGCCAACACGCTCGGCCTGATGGCCGAGCGGCAGGGCGATACGCTGCGGGTGAGCCTGCGCCTTGGCACGGTGGACGTGGCGGGCGATGGCGCCCGCACGCGGATCAGCATTGCCTCGGAGACGGCCGCGCAGCTGCAAAGCCTGCGCGACCTGCTGGCGCTCAGGCTGTCTCAGCGTGGGCTGCACCTTGCCTGGCAGGAGCATGCGAAGGGCCGCCCCGCCAATATGAGCCTGGCCCGGGTGGAAGGGATCGAGCGGATCTCGCCGTCTTACATGCGGGTCACGATCACCGGGCCCGACCTGGGGCGGTTTGCGAGGGGCGGCATGCATTTCCGCCTGCTCTTCGGGCCCGAAGGGGCCGGATGGCCCGAGCTGGACGCCGGGGGGCTGACGCAATGGCCGGGGGGCGTGGAGGCGTGGCACCGGCCGGTTTACACCACGCGGCAGATCGACCGGATGGAGGGGGACGCGGCGCGGATCGTGTTCGACGTCTTCCTGCATGAGAGCGGCCGGGTGACCGAATGGATTCTGACAGCCGGTATCGGCGAGGAGATTGCCCTGACCGGCCCCGTTGGAAGCGATCCGCCCAGTGCCGGGTGGATCGGAATCGTGGCGGATGAGACCGCCGTGCCGGTCGCCGTGCGCATCCTGTCGGAGGTGCCGGCGTCGCAGAGGGGCCGCGCGGTGCTTTTCGTGCCGGAGGCGGATGACATCCAGGAGATTGCGCATCCCGAGGGGTTTGACGTCGACTGGGTCGTGCGCGGTGCGGGTGTGTCACCGGTCACGGCGTGCCGGACGCTGCCCATCCCCCGGGACGACCGGTTCCTGTTCTTCGCGGCGGAACGCGCCGAGGCCGTATCGGTGCGCGAGACGCTGTCGGAGCTCGGGTTTTCGCGGAAGGAATTTCAGGCGGCAGCCTACTGGACCAGGTGA
- a CDS encoding TonB-dependent receptor, with protein sequence MARRPLFAVLLGGTALISATSALAQDGLGYDLGTLVLYGERSTDDPGRSNASVAVAEAEELDSPTIESWEDSFRRMANVNRGDFNESGFVIRGINSEGLTPGGLGAPLASFYIDGVQQTVEGTRRGFRGTFDVEQVEVYRGPQSTLQGRSALAGAIYLRTVDPTFEKSMKVQLTYGEDNRRQVGIAYGNKLSDNLAFRVSGEWSSKDTDLNYPSYQRFVRWDDYKTDDYYNVRGKLLWLPTGEDTTKVLLSYSHSFESPTDDNIAGINWSSSSPGYGAERGDVWGTIRPDVVAGIPLPPAFTEFPVFQDVRETTVDNFGVEITHEFSNALTLTAMTGWSRSVTDRHSINEGTPGEFMVTDGEFEQEILSQEIRLNFDNGPLRWVAGAYFSQEEQEAFRNQTILSFDASRNSASITNIAGFGEVSYEFAPGWRGIVGARVDYIDQEQRAFFASNGVVTTNTVNSFDDTVVLPKVGIEYSFSETQRFALTYQEGYRPGGSGIQSNNGALFTYDAERAKNYELSWRGQFLQDSLTVGANLFFQDWDNQQVEVYATAGDPTSAFVANAGRSESYGAEIEIAYEPTARLEVYGSVGLLETEFKNFTVGGINYSGLPFPGAPESNVAVGFRWGAETGWFANGNVNYMGRSMSRIEQGVARPLTMDDYTTVDVSFGYGFDSGARVTAYATNLLDEEYFLYESSPGGLATLGDRREIGLRLDYTF encoded by the coding sequence ATGGCCAGACGCCCCCTCTTCGCCGTGCTGCTTGGCGGTACCGCACTTATCTCCGCAACATCGGCCCTCGCGCAGGATGGCCTTGGCTATGACCTGGGCACGCTTGTGCTTTACGGCGAGCGGTCGACCGACGACCCGGGCCGGAGCAACGCGAGCGTCGCGGTGGCCGAGGCGGAAGAGCTCGACTCTCCGACCATCGAGTCGTGGGAGGACAGTTTCCGCCGCATGGCGAACGTCAATCGCGGCGATTTCAATGAAAGCGGGTTCGTGATCCGGGGTATCAATTCCGAGGGCCTGACGCCGGGCGGGCTGGGGGCGCCGCTGGCGTCGTTCTATATCGACGGGGTGCAGCAGACCGTCGAGGGCACGCGCCGTGGCTTCCGCGGGACGTTCGACGTGGAGCAGGTGGAGGTCTATCGCGGGCCGCAATCGACCTTGCAGGGGCGCAGCGCGCTGGCCGGTGCGATCTACCTGCGCACCGTCGATCCGACCTTCGAGAAATCCATGAAGGTGCAGCTGACCTATGGCGAGGACAACCGCCGGCAGGTGGGCATCGCCTATGGCAACAAGCTGAGCGACAACCTGGCCTTCCGGGTGAGCGGGGAGTGGTCGAGCAAGGATACCGACCTGAATTATCCCTCCTACCAGCGGTTCGTGCGGTGGGACGATTACAAGACAGACGATTACTACAACGTGCGGGGCAAGCTGTTGTGGCTGCCGACGGGCGAGGACACGACGAAGGTGCTGCTGAGCTATTCGCATTCCTTCGAGAGCCCGACGGATGACAATATCGCGGGGATCAACTGGTCGTCGTCGTCACCCGGCTATGGCGCCGAGCGGGGCGATGTCTGGGGCACGATCCGGCCCGACGTGGTGGCGGGTATCCCGCTGCCGCCGGCCTTTACGGAATTCCCGGTCTTCCAGGATGTGCGGGAGACGACGGTCGACAATTTTGGTGTCGAGATCACCCACGAGTTTTCGAATGCGCTGACCCTGACCGCGATGACCGGCTGGAGCCGGTCGGTGACCGACCGCCATTCGATCAACGAGGGCACGCCGGGCGAGTTCATGGTGACCGATGGCGAGTTCGAGCAGGAGATCCTGTCGCAGGAGATCCGGCTCAACTTCGACAACGGGCCGCTGCGCTGGGTGGCGGGGGCCTATTTCTCGCAGGAGGAGCAGGAGGCGTTCCGCAACCAGACGATCCTGTCCTTCGATGCCAGCCGCAACTCGGCCAGCATCACGAATATCGCCGGGTTCGGCGAGGTGTCCTATGAATTCGCGCCGGGCTGGCGCGGGATCGTGGGGGCGCGCGTCGATTACATCGACCAGGAGCAGCGGGCCTTCTTCGCGTCGAACGGCGTGGTGACGACGAACACGGTGAACAGCTTCGACGACACGGTCGTGCTGCCGAAGGTGGGGATCGAGTACAGCTTCTCGGAGACGCAACGCTTCGCCCTGACCTACCAGGAAGGGTACCGGCCCGGCGGTTCGGGCATCCAGTCGAACAACGGGGCGCTGTTCACCTATGACGCCGAGCGGGCCAAGAATTACGAGCTGTCCTGGCGCGGGCAGTTCCTGCAGGACAGCCTGACGGTCGGCGCGAACCTGTTCTTCCAGGACTGGGACAACCAGCAGGTCGAGGTTTACGCGACTGCCGGCGACCCGACCTCGGCTTTCGTGGCCAATGCGGGGCGGTCGGAATCCTATGGCGCCGAGATCGAGATTGCCTATGAGCCGACCGCCAGGCTGGAGGTCTATGGCTCGGTCGGGCTGCTGGAGACGGAGTTCAAGAATTTCACCGTGGGCGGGATCAACTATTCCGGCCTGCCCTTCCCCGGCGCGCCGGAATCGAATGTCGCCGTCGGCTTCCGCTGGGGGGCCGAGACGGGCTGGTTTGCCAATGGGAACGTGAATTACATGGGCCGGTCGATGTCGCGGATCGAACAGGGCGTGGCGCGGCCGCTGACGATGGATGACTACACCACCGTCGACGTGAGCTTTGGCTACGGGTTCGACAGCGGTGCGCGGGTCACGGCCTATGCCACCAACCTGCTGGACGAGGAATATTTCCTTTACGAGTCGAGCCCCGGCGGGCTTGCCACGCTGGGCGACCGGCGCGAGATCGGGCTTCGGCTCGACTATACGTTCTGA
- a CDS encoding iron-siderophore ABC transporter substrate-binding protein: protein MLRPALIAISSIVLSAGAALGCDGRVIEDAAVYDAPLCVPAEPQRVVVLDASFGLGIGLDVGLPIVGAPLDNISDEALKARAVEADVTSTGFVTEPSLETIVALQPDLIVGFVGSPSMASGVYPQISQLAPTLLYTDIDWRAYYGLMAGMTGKTGEIEARLAEYDARLADIRQRMPEKTVSVLRITSWDFQVYLDAPRSYAPFAVMQKAGVERTDYETSDDPDMSMKRPGWEELAELDGDVLLYIVGGTNDSDKDGRHEEVLNNPLWQMLPAVQSGDVHRVGHGTWMQFSGLDSAHQVLDDLERYVIGEE, encoded by the coding sequence ATGCTACGGCCTGCCCTTATTGCTATTTCCTCTATCGTCCTGAGCGCGGGTGCGGCACTGGGCTGTGACGGGCGTGTGATCGAGGACGCCGCCGTTTACGACGCGCCGCTTTGCGTGCCGGCCGAGCCGCAGCGGGTGGTTGTGCTCGACGCGAGTTTCGGGCTGGGGATCGGGCTTGATGTTGGTCTGCCCATCGTCGGCGCGCCGCTCGACAACATAAGCGATGAGGCGTTGAAGGCGCGGGCGGTGGAGGCGGATGTCACCAGCACCGGGTTCGTGACCGAGCCGAGCCTCGAGACCATCGTGGCGCTGCAGCCCGACCTGATCGTGGGGTTCGTCGGCAGCCCATCGATGGCGAGCGGGGTCTATCCGCAGATCTCGCAGCTGGCGCCGACGCTGCTTTACACGGATATCGACTGGCGGGCCTATTACGGGCTGATGGCGGGGATGACCGGCAAGACCGGGGAGATCGAGGCGCGGCTGGCGGAGTATGACGCGCGGCTCGCGGATATCCGGCAAAGGATGCCGGAGAAGACGGTGTCGGTGCTGCGCATCACCTCGTGGGATTTCCAGGTGTATCTGGATGCGCCGCGCAGCTATGCGCCTTTCGCGGTCATGCAGAAGGCGGGGGTCGAGCGCACGGATTACGAGACCTCGGACGACCCGGACATGTCGATGAAGCGCCCGGGGTGGGAGGAGCTGGCGGAGCTCGATGGCGACGTGCTGCTTTACATCGTGGGCGGCACGAACGATTCCGACAAGGACGGGCGGCACGAAGAGGTGCTGAACAACCCGCTGTGGCAGATGCTGCCGGCGGTGCAGTCGGGCGATGTGCACCGGGTCGGGCATGGGACGTGGATGCAGTTCAGCGGGCTCGATTCGGCGCACCAGGTGCTCGACGATCTGGAGCGTTACGTCATCGGTGAGGAATGA
- a CDS encoding FecCD family ABC transporter permease, with amino-acid sequence MTAAAGRHAALPFLLAVALLVLAVWAMGVGASDIPMGRVAQALWAPGTERADIVVMQVRLPRVLAGVSAGAALAVAGAIMQAVTGNPLAEPGIMGVNAGAAFAVVCGLAFLGLTAVSELIWMAFVGAGAAAALVYALGTAGRSGPTPLKLVLAGVVVTTFLGSVTTTILLFDAQTLDTVRFWTVGSLKGRQLGDVVAVLPYLAVALVAALVCGAQFTAMSLGADVARGLGQNALAWRAIAALLVVGLAGSAVAIAGPVAFVGLVVPHIVRMCIGADYRRILPLCLLGGAALTLCADTLPRALSDRDIPVGITLAVLGAPFFIWLARRHGGAGA; translated from the coding sequence ATGACCGCCGCCGCCGGACGCCATGCCGCCCTGCCCTTTCTGCTCGCCGTCGCCCTGCTGGTGCTGGCCGTCTGGGCGATGGGCGTGGGGGCCAGCGACATTCCGATGGGGCGCGTGGCGCAGGCGCTTTGGGCGCCGGGAACCGAGCGGGCGGATATCGTGGTGATGCAGGTGCGGCTGCCGCGGGTGCTGGCCGGGGTGTCGGCGGGCGCCGCGCTGGCGGTGGCCGGCGCGATCATGCAGGCAGTGACCGGTAACCCGCTGGCCGAGCCCGGGATCATGGGCGTGAATGCGGGGGCGGCCTTTGCGGTGGTGTGCGGGCTGGCCTTCCTGGGCCTGACGGCTGTGTCGGAGCTGATCTGGATGGCGTTTGTCGGCGCGGGCGCGGCGGCGGCGCTGGTCTATGCGCTCGGCACGGCGGGGCGGAGCGGGCCGACGCCCCTGAAGCTGGTGCTTGCGGGGGTGGTGGTGACGACGTTCCTGGGGTCGGTGACGACGACGATCCTGCTGTTCGATGCGCAGACGCTGGACACGGTGCGGTTCTGGACCGTCGGGTCGCTCAAGGGGCGGCAGCTGGGGGATGTGGTGGCGGTTCTGCCCTACCTGGCGGTGGCGCTGGTGGCCGCGCTGGTCTGCGGGGCGCAGTTCACCGCGATGAGCCTTGGGGCCGACGTGGCGCGGGGGCTGGGGCAGAATGCGCTGGCGTGGCGGGCGATTGCGGCCTTGCTGGTGGTGGGGCTTGCGGGCTCGGCGGTGGCGATTGCCGGGCCGGTGGCGTTCGTCGGGCTGGTGGTGCCGCATATCGTGCGGATGTGCATCGGGGCGGATTACCGGCGCATCCTGCCGCTTTGCCTTTTGGGGGGTGCGGCGCTGACGCTCTGTGCCGACACCCTGCCCCGCGCGCTGTCGGATCGGGACATTCCGGTGGGGATCACGCTGGCCGTGCTGGGGGCGCCGTTCTTCATCTGGCTGGCGCGGCGGCACGGCGGGGCCGGGGCATGA
- a CDS encoding ABC transporter ATP-binding protein encodes MLRDFFAYYRPWRGLFLLDFGCAIASGLLELAFPIAIKFYIDRLLPSGDMPLIILAAAGLLLVYLFNAGLMAVVTYWGHMLGINIETEMRRKAFDQLQRLSFAFFDRQRTGTLVARVTRDLEEIGEVAHHGPEDLFVALMTFVGAFILMVFINVELGLITAVIFPAVVVLVAVYGRRLTQTWQQIYRSVANFNVRLEENVGGMRVVQSFANEAHEKDLFAKDNANYRRTKLDAYRLMAASTTLNYMGMRLVQVAILVAGAVFVAQGHLSIGGFVAFLLLVGVFFRPLDKIAAVMELYPRGLAGFQRYQDLMALEPDVAEKPDAREAPAFRGAIEFENVSFSYDAAMPVLEDISISVAAGETVAIVGQSGAGKSTLVSLVPRFYDPQGGRILIDGTDIRELTLASLRRQIGVVSQDVFLFGGTLRENVAYGRLGASEAEILEALDQAQLSELVQSLPQGLDTVVGERGVALSGGQKQRVAIARTFLKDPPILILDEATSALDLETEKRIQTALNRLSEGRTSLVIAHRPQTIKDADRVVRVEGGQLIAA; translated from the coding sequence ATGCTCAGAGATTTCTTCGCGTATTACCGCCCGTGGCGGGGGCTTTTCCTGCTGGATTTCGGCTGTGCCATCGCGTCCGGCCTGCTGGAGCTGGCCTTTCCGATTGCCATCAAGTTCTACATCGACCGGCTTTTGCCGAGCGGCGACATGCCCCTGATCATCCTGGCGGCGGCCGGGTTGCTGTTGGTGTACCTGTTCAATGCCGGGCTGATGGCGGTGGTGACCTATTGGGGCCACATGCTGGGCATCAATATCGAGACGGAGATGCGGCGGAAGGCGTTCGACCAATTGCAGCGGCTGTCTTTCGCGTTCTTCGACCGGCAGCGCACCGGCACGCTGGTGGCGCGGGTGACGCGCGATCTGGAAGAGATCGGCGAGGTGGCGCATCACGGGCCGGAAGACCTGTTCGTGGCGCTGATGACCTTTGTCGGGGCCTTCATCCTGATGGTGTTCATCAATGTCGAGCTGGGGCTGATCACGGCGGTGATCTTTCCGGCGGTGGTGGTGCTGGTGGCGGTCTATGGCCGCAGGCTGACGCAGACCTGGCAGCAGATCTATCGCAGCGTGGCGAATTTCAACGTGCGGCTGGAAGAGAACGTGGGCGGGATGCGGGTGGTTCAGTCCTTTGCCAACGAGGCGCATGAGAAGGACCTCTTTGCCAAGGACAACGCCAATTACCGGCGCACCAAGCTCGATGCCTATCGGCTGATGGCGGCGTCGACCACGCTGAATTACATGGGGATGCGGCTGGTGCAGGTGGCGATCCTGGTGGCGGGCGCGGTTTTCGTGGCGCAGGGGCACTTGAGCATCGGCGGCTTCGTGGCCTTCCTGCTGCTGGTGGGCGTGTTCTTCCGTCCGCTCGACAAGATCGCGGCGGTGATGGAGCTTTATCCGCGCGGGCTGGCCGGGTTTCAGCGCTACCAGGACCTGATGGCGCTGGAGCCGGACGTGGCCGAAAAGCCCGACGCGCGGGAGGCGCCGGCGTTTCGCGGGGCCATCGAATTCGAGAATGTCTCGTTCAGCTATGACGCGGCGATGCCGGTGCTGGAGGATATCTCGATTTCCGTCGCGGCGGGCGAGACGGTGGCGATTGTCGGCCAGTCGGGCGCGGGCAAGTCGACGCTGGTGTCGCTGGTGCCGCGGTTCTACGACCCGCAGGGCGGGCGCATCCTGATCGACGGCACGGATATCCGCGAGCTGACGCTGGCGAGCCTGCGGCGGCAGATCGGGGTGGTCAGCCAGGACGTGTTCCTGTTCGGCGGCACGCTGCGCGAGAACGTGGCCTATGGGCGGCTGGGCGCCAGCGAGGCGGAGATCCTCGAGGCGTTGGACCAGGCGCAGTTGAGCGAGTTGGTGCAGAGCCTGCCGCAGGGGTTGGATACGGTGGTGGGCGAGCGCGGCGTGGCGCTGTCGGGCGGGCAGAAGCAGCGCGTGGCGATTGCGCGGACCTTCCTGAAGGATCCGCCGATCCTGATTTTGGACGAGGCGACATCGGCGCTGGACCTGGAGACGGAAAAGCGCATTCAGACGGCGCTGAACCGGCTGTCGGAGGGGCGCACCTCTCTGGTGATCGCGCACCGGCCGCAGACGATCAAGGATGCCGACCGGGTTGTGCGGGTCGAGGGCGGCCAGCTTATCGCGGCGTGA
- a CDS encoding helix-turn-helix domain-containing protein, with the protein MTFHPRMYAAVQGFQPLAELRSLALDRMVVDYWRVKGSASAGGRYASLHPRFVLILDDRRLSLSRARGATPEPAAGCYIPAGLEVWGTIEEPGELCHVDIHLPLNRLRELVEPGTALDRPVILPDLGPLALLAGMLRDACAAARQSPARGEALARAAVTEIFHLDRAGRPDGGAGNGWLDRLRSHVFERMAQRIVIDDLARASGLSRTHFNRTFRRETGQSPYQWVLGIKLGYAKRLLVHGLPCAEVAQVTGFADQAHFSRSFRAETGLAPARWAQGHAAGGDGPIVQDNPTR; encoded by the coding sequence ATGACCTTTCACCCAAGGATGTATGCGGCCGTGCAGGGCTTCCAGCCCCTCGCAGAGCTGCGCAGCCTCGCGCTCGACCGAATGGTCGTCGACTACTGGCGCGTCAAGGGCAGCGCCAGCGCGGGCGGGCGCTACGCCTCGCTGCATCCGCGCTTCGTGCTGATCCTCGACGACCGCCGCCTGTCGCTCTCCCGCGCCCGCGGCGCCACGCCCGAACCGGCGGCGGGGTGCTACATCCCCGCCGGGCTCGAGGTCTGGGGCACCATCGAGGAGCCGGGCGAGCTCTGCCATGTCGACATCCACCTGCCCCTCAACCGCCTGCGGGAACTGGTCGAACCGGGCACGGCCCTCGACCGCCCGGTGATCCTGCCCGATCTCGGCCCGCTCGCCCTGCTGGCCGGCATGCTGCGCGACGCATGCGCCGCCGCCCGCCAGTCGCCTGCCCGGGGCGAGGCGCTCGCCCGCGCGGCGGTGACCGAGATCTTCCACCTCGACCGCGCCGGCCGCCCGGATGGCGGCGCCGGCAACGGCTGGCTCGACCGGCTCCGCTCCCATGTCTTCGAGCGCATGGCCCAACGCATCGTCATCGACGACCTCGCCCGGGCCTCCGGCCTCTCGCGCACCCATTTCAACCGCACCTTCCGCCGGGAAACCGGCCAGTCGCCCTATCAATGGGTGCTGGGCATCAAGCTGGGCTATGCGAAGCGGCTTCTCGTGCACGGCCTCCCCTGCGCCGAGGTGGCCCAGGTCACGGGCTTCGCCGACCAGGCCCATTTCTCCCGCAGCTTCCGCGCCGAAACCGGCCTTGCCCCGGCGCGCTGGGCGCAAGGCCACGCCGCCGGCGGCGATGGTCCGATTGTTCAAGACAACCCAACCCGATAG